Proteins found in one Bremerella volcania genomic segment:
- a CDS encoding HesB/IscA family protein, whose protein sequence is MAVVITEKAAGEVKRILEDQKYEEGTKLRIGITAGGCSGFSYSLTLEKEYDEEKDSKYDYHGVEVVVDKKHALYLDGTTVDFYDGIDRRGFAFNNPNATRSCGCGSSFQA, encoded by the coding sequence ATGGCAGTCGTCATCACCGAAAAAGCGGCCGGCGAAGTCAAGCGAATCCTGGAAGATCAGAAGTACGAAGAAGGCACCAAGCTGCGTATCGGTATCACTGCCGGCGGTTGCAGCGGTTTCTCGTACAGCCTGACGCTGGAAAAGGAATACGACGAAGAAAAGGATTCCAAGTACGACTATCACGGCGTCGAAGTGGTTGTCGATAAGAAGCACGCGTTGTACCTCGACGGTACGACGGTCGATTTCTACGACGGGATCGATCGCCGCGGTTTCGCCTTCAACAACCCGAACGCTACCCGCAGCTGCGGTTGCGGTTCGTCGTTCCAGGCCTAA
- a CDS encoding RluA family pseudouridine synthase yields MRYTVDKTDAGQRLDQFVTRRIKTASRAQVRSAIDEGQVTINDEATKPSYKLRVGDVVEYPEIDARQEEQKPEHVDLDIIYQDEHLAAINKPPGMVTHPAKGHWDGTLTAALLAKFSQLSDIGGASRPGIVHRLDRDTSGVLVIAKNNEAHQALTQQFADRITEKEYLAIVANCPDRDRDVINEPIGPHPRYRERMSIVRDDPEAKEAQTFYEVAERFDGFAAFKVFPKTGRTHQIRVHLAHIKHPVLCDRAYGNRARITVGEIARTDDEQIVLSRTALHARRLKINHPVTGEPLEFEAPIPEDLHSTLVVLRKYRSV; encoded by the coding sequence ATGCGTTATACGGTCGACAAAACAGATGCCGGTCAGCGGCTCGATCAATTCGTTACCCGCCGCATCAAGACGGCGAGCCGCGCCCAGGTACGTTCGGCGATCGACGAGGGCCAGGTCACCATCAACGATGAGGCCACGAAGCCGTCGTACAAGCTTCGCGTCGGGGACGTCGTCGAGTACCCCGAGATCGATGCCCGGCAGGAAGAACAGAAGCCAGAACACGTCGACCTCGACATCATCTATCAGGACGAACACCTGGCAGCGATCAACAAGCCCCCGGGCATGGTCACCCACCCGGCGAAAGGCCACTGGGACGGTACGCTGACCGCCGCGCTTCTTGCGAAGTTCAGTCAACTGAGCGACATCGGCGGGGCCTCTCGACCAGGCATTGTGCATCGCTTAGACCGTGATACGAGCGGCGTGCTGGTGATCGCGAAGAACAACGAAGCCCACCAGGCCCTCACGCAGCAGTTCGCCGACCGGATCACCGAGAAAGAATACCTGGCGATCGTCGCCAACTGCCCGGACCGCGACCGGGACGTGATCAACGAACCGATCGGCCCTCACCCGCGTTATCGCGAGCGGATGTCGATCGTGCGGGACGATCCCGAGGCGAAAGAAGCCCAGACGTTTTACGAAGTTGCCGAGCGTTTTGACGGGTTCGCGGCGTTCAAAGTCTTTCCCAAGACCGGCCGCACGCATCAAATCCGCGTGCACCTGGCCCACATCAAGCATCCGGTGCTGTGCGATCGCGCCTACGGCAATCGGGCGCGAATCACGGTCGGGGAAATCGCACGAACCGACGACGAGCAAATCGTTCTTTCTCGAACCGCGCTGCATGCCCGGCGACTCAAGATCAACCATCCGGTCACCGGCGAGCCGCTCGAATTCGAGGCGCCGATCCCGGAAGACCTTCACTCGACGCTGGTTGTCTTGCGCAAGTACCGCTCGGTGTAA
- a CDS encoding phosphoglycerate dehydrogenase, whose protein sequence is MPTIAVTGDHFHFPHQQYYGILTKAGYEVRFIDPVKNNLNQPDTLLQQLAGCDAVMCSTEPYPADLLDKCQIRVLSRLGVGFDSIDLEAATANNIVVCRTPGILHESAAEQTLAFLFAISRNVIERDRQVRQGHWKRTCWPRLAGQTLGLLGLGLIGRCVAEKALALGMKVIAYDPVAAPHDEIELVTLDRLWSDSDIVSLHAPCTPETANIINHVTLERMKRGVVIVNTSRGGLVNENALAEALQSGQVLAAGLDVFHEEPPKPDDPLLKLENVILAPHMAGMDLESERAMATMAAENIIALHRGQWPAANIVNPEVKPTWKW, encoded by the coding sequence ATGCCTACCATCGCGGTCACCGGCGATCACTTCCACTTTCCCCACCAGCAGTACTACGGCATCTTAACCAAGGCCGGGTACGAAGTCCGCTTCATCGATCCTGTGAAAAATAACCTCAACCAGCCGGACACGTTGCTTCAGCAGCTTGCTGGCTGCGATGCGGTCATGTGCAGCACCGAGCCCTACCCGGCCGATCTCCTGGATAAGTGCCAGATTCGCGTCCTTTCTAGGCTGGGAGTGGGCTTCGATTCGATCGACCTGGAAGCGGCCACCGCGAACAACATCGTCGTCTGCCGCACGCCGGGAATTCTGCACGAGTCGGCGGCGGAACAGACACTGGCCTTTCTCTTCGCCATCTCTCGCAACGTCATCGAGCGTGATCGTCAGGTCCGCCAGGGGCATTGGAAACGGACGTGCTGGCCGCGTCTGGCGGGCCAAACACTAGGACTCTTGGGCCTGGGTCTGATTGGTCGCTGCGTCGCGGAGAAAGCTCTGGCCCTGGGCATGAAGGTCATCGCCTACGACCCGGTCGCCGCGCCACACGATGAGATCGAATTGGTGACGCTCGATCGGCTTTGGAGCGACTCCGACATCGTCAGCCTGCACGCACCGTGTACGCCAGAAACGGCGAACATCATCAATCACGTAACGCTCGAGCGAATGAAACGGGGCGTCGTTATCGTCAATACATCCCGCGGAGGGCTGGTCAACGAGAACGCCCTGGCCGAGGCCCTTCAGTCTGGCCAGGTCTTGGCGGCAGGGCTCGACGTCTTCCACGAGGAACCACCGAAGCCGGACGATCCGCTGTTGAAGCTCGAGAACGTCATCCTCGCCCCGCACATGGCCGGGATGGATTTGGAGTCGGAACGGGCGATGGCCACAATGGCCGCGGAGAATATCATCGCCCTGCATCGCGGCCAGTGGCCGGCGGCGAATATCGTGAACCCCGAAGTCAAGCCGACCTGGAAGTGGTGA
- the cbiE gene encoding precorrin-6y C5,15-methyltransferase (decarboxylating) subunit CbiE, with the protein MSTTPRTFIVGIGDDGLDGLTSQSMRILGDAQVIIGNPQVLVHVEKITAEKVPVSGDLNEIVEALEKHSDKDVVMLTSGDPLFYGVSRYLCDKLGKDRFHVIPHVSSMQLAFARIKESWDDAHLANLANQPLESVVAAARISEAIGLFTTEEIPPREVAKTLLGHDLDYFHAYVCENLGSPNECVTQGDLKEISEQTFGPLNVMILVRKPDVPDRPMSLVGKRKFGNPDDVFRQAKPKRGLLTPMEVRCIALSLMDLGDSSVVWDVGAGSGSVSIEAGMIAEKGSIYAIEMDAEDHGLIRANIEAFGVKNVQAVLGKAPDAWADLPDPDCVFIGGTGRQVRGICEQAMTRIKPGGRIVCNLSSIENLAEVHQLFDSEMEAAKVTMVNISHATYQLERHRFEASNPTFLVSAKKPLKKS; encoded by the coding sequence GTGAGTACCACTCCCAGAACATTTATCGTAGGTATTGGCGACGATGGTCTCGACGGGCTGACGAGCCAATCGATGCGAATCTTGGGCGATGCCCAGGTCATTATCGGAAACCCTCAAGTCCTGGTCCACGTCGAGAAGATCACCGCCGAGAAGGTGCCGGTCAGCGGTGACTTGAACGAGATCGTCGAAGCCTTGGAAAAGCACAGCGACAAAGACGTCGTCATGCTGACCAGTGGCGATCCGCTGTTTTACGGTGTTTCGCGGTACCTGTGCGACAAGCTCGGCAAAGATCGCTTCCACGTCATTCCGCACGTCAGCAGTATGCAGTTGGCGTTTGCGCGAATCAAAGAAAGCTGGGACGACGCCCACCTGGCGAATCTGGCCAACCAGCCGCTGGAATCGGTGGTCGCTGCCGCACGGATCTCGGAAGCGATCGGTCTGTTCACCACCGAAGAGATCCCGCCGCGGGAAGTTGCCAAGACGCTTTTGGGGCACGATCTCGACTACTTCCATGCCTACGTCTGCGAGAATCTCGGTTCGCCGAACGAATGCGTCACGCAGGGGGATCTGAAAGAAATCAGCGAGCAAACGTTTGGCCCGCTCAATGTGATGATCCTGGTTCGCAAGCCAGACGTGCCGGACCGGCCGATGTCGCTGGTAGGCAAGCGTAAGTTCGGCAACCCGGACGACGTCTTCCGCCAGGCTAAACCAAAACGCGGTCTGCTGACGCCAATGGAAGTCCGCTGCATCGCGCTTTCGCTGATGGACCTGGGAGACTCCAGCGTCGTCTGGGATGTTGGTGCCGGAAGCGGCAGCGTCTCGATCGAAGCAGGCATGATCGCTGAAAAGGGTTCGATCTACGCGATCGAGATGGACGCCGAAGACCACGGCCTGATTCGCGCGAATATCGAGGCCTTCGGTGTGAAGAACGTTCAGGCCGTGCTCGGCAAAGCACCCGATGCCTGGGCCGATCTGCCCGACCCCGATTGCGTGTTCATCGGCGGGACCGGTCGCCAGGTGCGCGGCATCTGCGAACAAGCGATGACTCGCATCAAGCCCGGTGGCCGCATCGTGTGCAACTTGAGCAGCATCGAAAACCTGGCCGAAGTGCATCAGCTATTCGACAGCGAGATGGAAGCGGCCAAGGTCACGATGGTAAACATCTCGCACGCGACCTACCAGTTGGAACGCCACCGCTTCGAAGCTTCAAACCCAACGTTCCTGGTAAGCGCTAAGAAGCCGCTGAAGAAGAGCTGA
- a CDS encoding PIG-L family deacetylase, producing the protein MTVDVEKEYPQIEILAVGAHPDDVEIACGGTLAKLADLGHSVGIIDLTDGEPTPRSPDPETRLAEAAEAAKVLGVQKRITLDLPNRKLFDSFEARVALAKEFRKYRPKVVIGFGDRTPMASPDHWQAMQITDAAVFYSRLTKWDDKFDHLPVHTIGRQLYFKLAFEPINKLDAPGSFVHDITDCLERKLESIRCYQTQFPEEKAYVFERVKGAAIYLGATAGYGAGELFYTTRAIGTPDMMQLLYPGDRVYTERYLRKTTSVE; encoded by the coding sequence TTGACTGTTGACGTCGAAAAAGAATACCCTCAGATCGAAATTCTGGCGGTCGGTGCCCATCCCGATGATGTCGAGATTGCCTGTGGCGGAACGCTGGCCAAGCTGGCGGACCTGGGGCATTCGGTAGGCATCATCGATCTGACCGATGGCGAACCGACGCCTCGTTCGCCTGACCCGGAAACGCGGCTCGCGGAAGCCGCCGAGGCCGCCAAGGTTTTGGGCGTACAGAAGCGAATCACGCTCGACCTGCCCAACCGCAAGCTGTTCGACAGCTTCGAAGCACGCGTGGCCCTGGCCAAAGAGTTCCGCAAGTATCGTCCCAAGGTGGTGATTGGGTTTGGGGATCGCACGCCGATGGCTTCGCCTGATCATTGGCAGGCGATGCAGATCACCGACGCGGCGGTTTTCTATTCGCGGCTGACGAAGTGGGACGATAAGTTCGATCACCTGCCGGTGCATACCATCGGCCGGCAGTTGTACTTCAAGCTCGCCTTCGAACCGATCAACAAGCTGGATGCTCCTGGCAGCTTCGTGCACGACATTACCGATTGCCTGGAGCGGAAGCTGGAAAGCATCCGCTGTTACCAGACGCAATTCCCCGAAGAGAAAGCATATGTCTTTGAACGCGTGAAGGGAGCCGCGATCTACCTGGGAGCCACGGCCGGGTACGGAGCCGGCGAGTTGTTCTACACCACGCGGGCCATCGGCACGCCGGACATGATGCAGCTACTGTATCCGGGTGATCGCGTTTACACCGAGCGGTACTTGCGCAAGACAACCAGCGTCGAGTGA
- a CDS encoding phosphoesterase encodes MSIAEVEQVLVVPTEKFHEIGQFQGFHDDVETYLNQLLTPEQMSFRPRDVMEKSPEFKQLIPYVIFEYKDDQGTQHVFQYVRGKGQGESRLHSKRSVGIGGHVSSEDAPDSDQDPFQQGMRRELEEEVSFHAPHEMVCAGLINDDESEVGRVHLGVVYLCKIERPEVMPNEEDILDAGFRPVGDLLAKLEEFETWSSICLKTIYG; translated from the coding sequence ATGAGCATAGCGGAAGTCGAACAGGTCTTAGTGGTACCAACCGAGAAGTTCCACGAGATCGGGCAGTTTCAGGGGTTTCACGACGACGTCGAAACTTACCTGAATCAACTGCTGACTCCAGAACAGATGAGCTTCCGCCCGCGCGACGTCATGGAAAAGTCGCCTGAATTCAAGCAGCTCATTCCTTACGTCATCTTCGAATACAAAGACGATCAAGGGACCCAGCACGTCTTTCAGTACGTTCGCGGCAAGGGACAAGGCGAATCGCGTCTGCACAGCAAGCGAAGCGTCGGTATCGGCGGTCACGTCTCGTCGGAAGATGCCCCGGACAGTGACCAAGATCCTTTCCAGCAGGGAATGCGACGCGAGTTGGAGGAAGAAGTCAGCTTCCATGCTCCGCACGAAATGGTTTGTGCCGGCCTGATCAACGACGACGAATCGGAAGTCGGTCGCGTGCACCTGGGCGTCGTTTATCTCTGCAAGATCGAACGCCCCGAGGTGATGCCCAACGAAGAAGACATCCTCGACGCCGGTTTCCGCCCGGTTGGTGACCTTCTAGCCAAGCTCGAAGAATTCGAGACTTGGTCGAGCATCTGTCTGAAAACGATCTACGGCTAA
- a CDS encoding cysteine desulfurase family protein — protein MIRFTILALAVPIYFDNHATTQVDPRVVEAMLPTFTQTYGNPSSVGHLFGEEANQLVESSQQSIAAVIGAEASEIVFTSGATESNNLAIGGILSQRRRRGNHVVTVTTEHKAVLDPLEQWEHQGFEITRLSPRQAGQPLAGMLDAEQVREAIRPDTALVSVMLANNEIGVIHPVAEIGKICKEQGVLLHCDATQAVGNLPVDVERLGVDLMSFSAHKMYGPKGIGGLYVRKRHPRVRLQPAIFGGGQQRGIRSGTLNVPGIVGLAEAVRLSLAEMDRESQRLAELRQRLWSGLNERITGLQLNGPELAVAGARLAGNLNFAVEKVDGEALMMNVREIAVSSGSACTSANPQPSHVLRAIGLSEDLTRSSLRFGIGRFNTAEEVDIAVDVVSRAVDKLRKLIA, from the coding sequence ATGATCCGGTTCACCATTTTGGCTCTCGCAGTGCCCATTTACTTCGACAATCACGCTACTACTCAAGTCGATCCTCGCGTCGTCGAGGCGATGCTGCCGACGTTTACCCAGACCTACGGCAACCCGTCGAGTGTCGGGCATCTGTTTGGGGAAGAAGCCAATCAACTCGTCGAATCGTCGCAGCAGTCGATTGCCGCGGTGATTGGGGCCGAGGCCAGCGAGATCGTCTTCACCAGTGGTGCGACCGAAAGCAATAACCTGGCGATCGGCGGCATCCTCTCGCAGCGTCGTCGTCGCGGCAACCATGTAGTGACCGTCACGACCGAGCACAAAGCGGTGCTCGATCCACTAGAGCAGTGGGAGCACCAAGGCTTTGAGATAACCCGGCTTTCGCCCCGCCAGGCTGGCCAGCCGCTGGCCGGCATGCTCGATGCCGAGCAAGTTCGCGAAGCGATACGACCAGATACGGCGCTCGTTTCCGTGATGCTTGCCAATAACGAGATCGGCGTGATTCATCCGGTCGCCGAGATCGGAAAGATCTGCAAAGAGCAGGGCGTGCTGTTGCACTGCGATGCGACCCAGGCCGTGGGCAATCTGCCGGTCGACGTCGAGCGGCTAGGCGTCGATCTGATGAGCTTTTCCGCGCATAAGATGTACGGTCCCAAGGGGATAGGGGGACTGTATGTGCGGAAGCGCCATCCGCGGGTTCGGCTTCAACCGGCGATCTTCGGCGGAGGCCAACAGCGGGGCATACGCAGCGGAACGCTCAATGTCCCAGGCATCGTCGGCCTGGCAGAGGCAGTCCGTCTGAGCCTGGCCGAAATGGATCGCGAGTCACAGCGGTTAGCCGAATTGAGGCAGCGGCTGTGGTCAGGACTGAACGAGCGGATCACCGGCCTACAACTCAACGGCCCGGAACTCGCGGTCGCAGGTGCCCGTCTGGCCGGTAATTTAAACTTCGCAGTCGAGAAAGTCGATGGCGAGGCGTTGATGATGAACGTTCGTGAAATCGCCGTTTCCAGCGGCTCGGCCTGCACTTCGGCCAATCCCCAACCCAGCCATGTACTTAGGGCCATTGGGCTATCCGAAGACCTCACGCGAAGCAGCCTGCGGTTTGGGATCGGCCGGTTCAATACAGCTGAGGAAGTCGATATTGCCGTTGACGTTGTGTCACGTGCGGTGGATAAACTACGTAAGCTGATTGCCTAA